A genomic window from Phyllopteryx taeniolatus isolate TA_2022b chromosome 2, UOR_Ptae_1.2, whole genome shotgun sequence includes:
- the sult5a1 gene encoding sulfotransferase family 5A, member 1: MSRLDATETFDGIKFPGHLHTQESLQLALRFPFQDTDIVIVSYPKSGTTWMQQMVTLISNKGDPHMCQTVPNWARAPWLEHHYSAALVDTLSRPRVITTHLPHRMLARALRGSKARVIYVSRNPKDVVVSFYHFHKMANFLPEAGSFQDFLNTFLEGTVHFGSWFDHVKGWTSQLGAMTNLLHVTYEEMSMDFQGSIVKVSAFLQCPLVEDEVNSCARHCSFSSMRDNRMINCTLIPHEILDHSKGSFMRSGKVGDWRNMFTEEQNEHFERVLMGKMQGCSVEFVWEDAAQR; the protein is encoded by the exons ATGTCCAGGTTGGACGCGACAGAAACGTTTGATGGAATAAAGTTTCCTGGACACCTGCACACGCAGGAGTCTTTGCAGCTCGCTCTCAGATTCCCTTTTCAAGACACGGACATCGTCATTGTCTCCTATCCAAAGTCAG gtaccaCATGGATGCAGCAAATGGTAACTCTGATCTCCAACAAAGGGGATCCACACATGTGCCAAACGGTCCCAAACTGGGCTCGTGCGCCTTGGCTGGAGCACCATTACAGCGCAGCGCTTGTCGACACCTTAAGCCGACCTCGGGTTATCACCACTCACCTGCCTCATCGCATGCTGGCCCGGGCTCTCCGGGGCTCCAAAGCTAGG GTGATTTATGTGAGCAGAAACCCAAAAGATGTAGTGGTCTCTTTTTACCACTTccacaaaatggccaacttcctgccGGAGGCTGGTTCCTTTCAAGACTTTTTGAACACATTTCTGGAGGGCACAG TGCATTTTGGCTCCTGGTTTGACCATGTCAAAGGATGGACGAGCCAATTAGGAGCTATGACAAATCTGCTTCATGTGACCTATGAAGAGATGTCAATG GACTTTCAAGGCTCAATTGTGAAGGTGAGCGCTTTCCTTCAGTGTCCCCTGGTGGAGGATGAGGTGAATAGCTGTGCGAGACACTGCAGCTTCAGCAGCATGAGAGACAACAGGATGATCAACTGCACCCTCATTCCTCATGAGATCCTGGACCACAGCAAGGGCTCCTTCATGAGGAGCG GTAAAGTTGGTGACTGGAGAAACATGTTCACAGAGGAGCAGAATGAACACTTTGAGAGGGTTCTGATGGGAAAGATGCAGGGTTGctctgtggagtttgtgtgGGAAGATGCAGCTCAAAGGTAG